The proteins below are encoded in one region of Bacteroidia bacterium:
- a CDS encoding IS630 family transposase, protein PNLNLIERLWKFMRKKVIDSCFYRKFEHFKEKVFEFFEHIAQYQQELETLISWNFHVHKSKTSFH, encoded by the coding sequence CCCAATTTGAACTTGATTGAGCGTTTATGGAAGTTTATGCGAAAGAAGGTCATAGATAGTTGTTTTTACCGAAAGTTTGAGCATTTCAAGGAAAAGGTCTTTGAGTTTTTTGAACATATTGCCCAATACCAGCAGGAATTAGAGACACTAATTTCTTGGAATTTTCATGTCCATAAGTCTAAAACCTCTTTCCATTGA